In Magnolia sinica isolate HGM2019 chromosome 12, MsV1, whole genome shotgun sequence, a single genomic region encodes these proteins:
- the LOC131221593 gene encoding cysteine-rich receptor-like protein kinase 10 — translation MDSSLNGEQTQDLPLIDLLTIQAATNNFYDGNKLGEGGFGPVYKGMLPDGKEIAVKRLSQSSGQGLQEFKNEVTLIAKLQHRNLVRLMSCCIERGEKLLIYEYMPNTSLDVFLFDPVKRVQLGWERCQDIVGGIAKGLVYLHENSRLRIIHRDLKASNVLLDHEMNSKISDFGMARFLGGNESQVLTNRVVGTYGYMAPEYAMGGRFSVKSDVYSFGVLLLEILSGKSNNGLNFPNNAQSLLTYAWELWCDGRALKLIDSLLTQTCPTSEALRWIHIGLLCVQQDAADRPTMSSVVLMLGSESMDLPQPTQPGFFISRVVTESDQSSGSAKIHSINEITITTLQPR, via the exons ATGGACTCAAGCTTGAATGGTGAGCAAACACAAGATCTGCCATTAATTGATTTACTTACAATACAAGCTGCTACAAATAACTTCTATGATGGAAATAAGCTCGGAGAAGGTGGATTTGGCCCCGTATATAAG GGAATGCTACCTGATGGCAAGGAAATAGCTGTAAAAAGGCTTTCACAGAGTTCAGGGCAAGGTCTACAAGAATTCAAGAATGAAGTCACATTGATCGCCAAACTCCAACATAGGAACCTTGTGAGGCTCATGTCTTGCTGtatagagagaggagagaagcTGCTCATCTATGAATACATGCCAAACACCAGCCTTGATgtcttcctctttg ACCCAGTCAAGCGAGTTCAGTTAGGCTGGGAAAGATGCCAAGATATTGTAGGTGGAATTGCAAAGGGCCTTGTTTATCTCCACGAAAATTCAAGACTCAGAATCATTCACAGGGATCTAAAAGCTAGCAATGTTTTGTTGGACCATGAGATGAACTCAAAAATTTCTGACTTCGGAATGGCACGATTTTTGGGTGGAAATGAAAGCCAAGTCCTAACCAATAGAGTCGTCGGAACATA CGGCTACATGGCACCAGAGTATGCTATGGGAGGGAGATTCTCCGTGAAATCTGATGTCTATAGTTTTGGAGTTTTACTACTAGAGATTCTAAGTGGAAAAAGTAACAATGGTCTCAATTTTCCTAACAATGCACAGAGCCTCCTGACTTAT GCATGGGAATTATGGTGCGACGGAAGAGCTTTGAAGTTGATTGATTCTTTGTTAACCCAAACATGTCCGACGAGTGAAGCATTGAGATGGATCCACATTGGGCTACTATGTGTTCAACAAGATGCAGCGGATAGGCCCACCATGTCCTCGGTTGTTCTCATGCTTGGAAGTGAATCTATGGATCTCCCACAACCTACTCAGCCAGGATTTTTTATCTCAAGGGTGGTCACCGAATCAGATCAATCTTCAGGAAGTGCCAAAATCCACTCTATAAATGAGATAACTATAACTACTCTACAACCCCGATGA
- the LOC131221594 gene encoding uncharacterized protein LOC131221594 gives MGVRFVDRRIEIYHHVHFWDVCQMAQLKRREKVGWLPFDSSFWDTVKQVLNIGSYDHSHCYEVLAKSGLSLKDQLPGGSNKPIMLGEALMATTVIYVKQVLDIINKGGVKAHITFDIISAICLIRAGTILLLEIEEVEWFYLKGRMREMLVS, from the exons ATGGGGGTGCGTTTTGTGGATAGAAGAATTGAGATATACCACCACGTGCATTTTTGGGATGTGTGCCAAATGGCTCAActtaaaagaagggaaaaagtgGGATGGCTCCCATTTGATTCCTCATTCTGGGATACAGTCAAGCAAGTTCTTAATATCGGGTCTTACGATCATTCTCACTGTTATGA GGTCTTGGCTAAAAGCGGCCTTTCTTTGAAGGACCAACTTCCTGGAGGCAGCAACAAACCAATCATGTTGGGTGAAGCTCTAATGGCTACAACCGTCATATATGTCAAACAG GTGCTTGACATTATTAACAAGGGAGGTGTCAAAGCTCACATCACAT TTGATATAATATCAGCAATTTGTTTGATAAGAGCAGGGACCATCTTGCTACTGGAGATCGAGGAGGTCGAGTGGTTTTATTTGAAAGGACGGATGAGAGAGATGTTAGTTTCTTAA